A stretch of the Drosophila sulfurigaster albostrigata strain 15112-1811.04 chromosome 2L, ASM2355843v2, whole genome shotgun sequence genome encodes the following:
- the LOC133835338 gene encoding protein lifeguard 1, translated as MQFGQNLRSRVEDNPNFEDDSSRRAFISKVCCILAFQLAITAGITCIFVFMESANLWLREHIWITFIAIGIFMILSMVLMCYIQVARKVPINYILLILCTVSMSIMVSASCLAYDPMQILSAVGITAAVCIALALFAAFAPWDFTGCGPFLCILMLVLVLLGVVSIFVQSRILLWIIVCVGLLLFSMYLVYDVQMMVGGHKNQYSEEDYIVAALCIYIDVVQIFLYILMLLGLLEE; from the exons ATGCAGTTTGGCCAAAATTTACGCTCACGTGTCGAAGATAATCCCAACTTTGAAGATGACAGTTCTAGACGTGCATTCATTTCGAAAGTGTGCTGCATATTGGCT TTTCAACTGGCGATCACTGCGGGTATTACGTGCATCTTTGTCTTTATGGAGAGTGCCAATCTATGGTTGCGAGAGCACATCTGGATTACGTTTATTGCCATTGGGATATTCATGATTCTTTCCATGGTGCTGATGTGTTACATTCAAGTGGCGCGCAAAGTGCCCATCAATTACATACTGTTGATACTCTGCACTGTGAGCATGTCGATTATGGTTAGCGCTAGCTGCCTCGCCTATGATCCGATGCAG ATTCTCTCAGCAGTAGGCATTACTGCTGCCGTCTGCATAGCCCTTGCATTGTTCGCCGCTTTTGCTCCTTGGGATTTCACGGGTTGTGGTCCATTTTTATGTATACTGATGCTCGTCCTCGTCCTGTTGGGCGTTGTCAGTATTTTCGTACAATCTCGCATCTTGCTTTGGATCATCGTTTGTGTCGGCCTCCTCTTATTCTCCATGTATCTGGTCTACGATGTCCAGATGATGGTCGGCGGGCACAAGAACCAATATAGCGAGGAAGATTACATCGTCGCTGCCTTGTGCATTTACATCGATGTCGTGCAGATTTTCCTATACATTCTAATGTTGCTAGGTCTACTTGAGGAATAA
- the LOC133835337 gene encoding LOW QUALITY PROTEIN: uncharacterized protein LOC133835337 (The sequence of the model RefSeq protein was modified relative to this genomic sequence to represent the inferred CDS: deleted 1 base in 1 codon) — protein sequence MRHLIMTPTSLSMSTPTLSSLHHQRMSLQSQSQLQLQLALQSQSQSPSPLTPHSASPSSFFRCLLLLSSPKFPANYERSEKIKLKRVLGLTVCSNAALDVSPISGLLAYPAGCTVVLFNAKRQTQAYLVNTSRKAFTSVAFSRCGRFVATGECGINPAIKVWELETPNGNLEQCSGGSVVAEFVDHKYAVTCVAFSPTGKYLVSVGSQHDMIVNVFDWRANLKMASNKISSKVAAVCFAEDGSYFVTVGNRHVKYWYLEGGRKYKDPIPLMGRSAILGDLRDNDFCAVACGKGICSESTYAITRQGHLVEFSSRRLLDKWVLCRTSNANCICVNERFILVGCAESIIRIFNAATLEYVTTLPRTHYLGVDVAQGIQINHIMSVPQQAKFPDCIAMVFDEQRSKVSCVYNDHSLYIWDLRDISRVGKSHSFLYHSTCIWGVETVPYNLEREPSQTLPEDCFVTCSSDDTIRVWGLDSCANNEIYRKNIYSKELLKIIYSDDELQYIKDQGSSLFDKAGNSSYDGRNGVRCIKISPELQHLASGDRCGNIRVYSLQNLKLLTIIEAHESEVLCLEYSNDKIERKLLASASRDRLIHVFDVSQNYLLLQTLDDHSSSITSIKFVGAGLNFQMISCGADKSIMFRSFQGNIFMRGTNTSGKTTLYDMEVDSNAKHILTACQDRNVRVYGTQNAKQTKTFKGSHSDEGSLIKLSLDPSGIYVATSCTDKTLAVYDYYSSECMARMYGHSELVTGLKFTNDCRHLISASGDGCIFIWQVPHDMIVTMQARMSQQRLRSGHAPLQRPLAPISPPDAIVLESPTSELEHQQHAPKFAVPHAEPNRNAYQLSDVGQLPQWAMRKTATDSDSGALSIPTPVVSGGAAPLHAASSMGNLSSSPSQQLGVAPRARGRWAQRSSQLDTEDQRSNSESPLGTVSSVGGHSAHNVQTSDYNSASSKDIMYNQTYLSEDSSIDSGMETRRELKFIGSSNNGTIPIPASVTSANNGNLGVPQQQRLLPDKRKPGMRFDTHSHDHDGDIEDISDGERTSSEHGMFYNNLAPSTPTDFKVTAMNEDELRKSVRRQKFEKSGLQLPPASGNGSTHTASTGTGTGTSDTEDEGSTPSAENAERSLASTLGGSSENLQQGRDSFLHAALPEGPGLLLERGATSRRSISAKHNTENGKGGVAAPPTITKSYTSTKKEELLQVINKVKQQLENGTRKNGIKKLNAIAEVGHRPLRGSHSISDLSLAANLDGSRSAGASRYSKPVPSHEPSQYHSIRANPTQPSQQSPQLPQQPTAPPPQQQQELAPQYFNCAAPKSKLQQNFQTMRQVQQHYPPYPHHVGVHQIHPPPGVPFATSNAPSSRPYSAQTAPRLGAAAKRNPAGNNRRTPSILKHYKSCPVSPVHEEVEWSAEQDHHHRVVPVEPKRHSVYADDARTILDMIHADTEKMIDEITRKYGDLDDLPMQMPALPNSCSMPANLRGLGSTGDSTPTASTPPRGRTQYTTQYVYREIYQCERKVSLSDILKPEQFAATQQRLEEARFLETQRHSSASFFLSSAGQLPHELSQESLLSDGGSYCNSLESVLSDESDCKSAPLEPPQRPIQAMQCHAGIRNFILHGPVSKSYGNSPNAYGSFDYYMRQQAAATAATYDSFDVTGYNLNPLKPLPNSKTYPRLAQAPTTVEHIPTMRSKNKQYNSGVNKSLSTDFAQQRQQRNSNPLAQNQTRSSNGEPLFVRKPLKPKPPIPAKPQNLVSTLSSVEKNQQQPVSSSRTASVVRQFEHNLQKFEREKQRSQQRSTPAMRSSVSSGALATHSCLKKVSRFDTSESGRRATSVRQKTRPKISVRFNTVSQIKYTPSAKRNACNSNEQETEMELDTAAVVGSLPSDYGGERSFEMYFAENGNAPENLEHMQSLKLYTKPQLQAVVDEIQQERQQERAKHKKNMDNAERSSSTSHQCQNIAAKIDIIEKLIAMEERKMEQIRLATETRLRPFACNSKQKGYVKSLTMNFDMLARSHDPPDDEQQQQQSGLEPGPDADLCAYARHIRRNCSLPDVLESADGFGYGNDVELAREVIADDDDQDDDRNDLDDDKHQLEDMEGNPKMLNPMPIEESSSSIRRACSLSDLHMGNFGKPSKSNGSSQKAATPHRNGNINRSTSKRNSLQGKSGLGASSNSMNVLNQASDSEQEDSNRLRSAANGQNRNNGPIAANRQYGNKSNNTNSNRRKMPNFNGGTNLQDDSSSEETPNNVASNKPVVPPRPRNLGFDHKTKLIVNSPGNVAKQRVAGAEDYDGEDPEAQVHNVINKLYTTTQAAMKLHANLKNSLLLKELENAVIMSHNMLGNITYNRQNERLLSNQGSNHAGSGGIQGGGGDNGGGINHEQDNGDYLMMVNNCADLLSNLRTKNKPDDCENNS from the exons aTTAAACTCAAAAGAGTCTTGGGTCTCACTGTCTGCAGCAATGCCGCGCTGGATGTGTCGCCCATCAGTGGATTGCTCGCCTATCCGGCCGG CTGCACTGTGGTCCTGTTCAATGCCAAACGCCAGACGCAGGCGTATCTGGTGAATACCTCCCGCAAAGCATTCACATCGGTTGCCTTCTCGCGCTGCGGCCGCTTCGTGGCCACCGGCGAATGTGGCATCAATCCTGCCATCAAAGTCTGGGAACTAGAGACGCCCAATGGCAATCTGGAGCAatgcagcggcggcagcgtCGTCGCCGAGTTTGTCGATCACAAATATGCAGTCACCTGCGTG GCCTTCTCGCCAACGGGAAAATATCTCGTGTCAGTTGGCTCGCAGCATGACATGATTGTGAATGTGTTTGACTGGCGGGCGAATCTGAAGATGGCCTCCAACAAGATTAGCTCCAAGGTGGCAGCCGTTTGCTTCGCCGAGGATGGCAGCTACTTTGTCACCGTGGGCAATCGCCATGTCAAATACTGGTACTTGGAGGGCGGACGAAAG TACAAAGATCCCATTCCTTTGATGGGTCGCAGCGCCATTTTGGGCGATCTGCGTGATAACGATTTCTGTGCCGTTGCCTGCGGCAAGGGAATCTGCTCGGAGAGCACGTATGCCATCACCCGGCAGGGTCATCTCGTCGAGTTCAGCTCGAGGCGTTTACTCGACAAGTGGGTGCTGTGCCGCACCAGCAACGCCAACTGCATTTGCGTCAACGAACGCTTCATACTTGTGGGCTGCGCCGAGTCCATCATACGCATCTTCAATGCCGCCACACTGGAGTATGTAACAACGTTGCCACGGACGCATTACCTCGGCGTGGATGTTGCACAGGGCATACAGATCAATCACATTATGTCCGTGCCACAGCAGGCTAAGTTCCCCGACTGCATTGCCATGGTCTTTGACGAGCAGCGATCGAAG GTGAGCTGCGTCTACAACGATCACTCGTTGTACATTTGGGATCTGCGTGACATTTCACGAGTGGGCAAATCGCATTCATTCCTTTACCACTCTACGTGCATCTGGGGCGTGGAGACTGTGCCATATAATCTGGAGCGTGAGCCCTCGCAGACGCTGCCCGAGGATTGTTTTGTCACCTGCTCCTCGGATGACACGATACGTGTCTGGGGACTGGATAGTTGTGCCAACAATGAGATATATCGCAAGAATATCTACTCCAAGGAGCTGCTCAAAATCATCTACAGTGATGACGAGTTGCAGTACATCAAGGATCAGGGCTCATCGCTCTTTGACAAGGCAGGCAACTCGAGCTACGATGGTCGCAACGGTGTGCGCTGCATTAAGATCAGTCCGGAGCTGCAGCATCTGGCCAGTGGCGATCGTTGTGGCAACATACGCGTCTACAGTCTCCAGAATCTCAAGCTGCTCACGATCATCGAGGCGCACGAATCGGAGGTGCTCTGTCTGGAGTATTCCAATGATAAGATTGAACGCAAATTACTGGCTAGCGCCAGTCGCGATCGTCTTATTCATGTGTTTGATGTGTCACAGAattatttgctgctgcagacTCTCGATGATCACAGTTCGTCGATCACATCGATTAAGTTCGTGGGCGCTGGCTTGAATTTCCAGATGATCAGCTGTGGCGCCGACAAGTCCATCATGTTCCGCAGCTTCCAG gGCAACATCTTTATGCGCGGCACAAATACGTCCGGCAAAACGACACTCTACGATATGGAAGTTGACTCAAATGCCAAACACATTCTGACCGCCTGCCAGGATCGCAACGTGCGCGTCTATGGCACCCAGAATGCCAAGCAAACGAAGACCTTTAAAGGCTCGCACTCCGATGAGGGCAGCCTCATCAAGCTCAGCCTTGATCCGAGTGGCATTTATGTGGCCACCTCGTGCACAGACAAAACGCTTGCAGTCTACGATTACTACTCCAGCGAATGCATGGCCCGCATGTACGGACACAGTGAGCTGGTGACGGGTCTGAAGTTCACCAACGATTGCAGACATTTGATATCGGCCAGCGGAGATGGCTGCATCTTTATCTGGCAGGTGCCACACGACATGATTGTCACCATGCAGGCGCGCATGTCGCAGCAGCGCTTGCGTTCGGGACATGCGCCATTGCAGCGTCCTCTGGCGCCCATTTCGCCACCGGATGCCATTGTGCTGGAGTCGCCGACCAGCGAGTTGGAGCATCAACAGCATGCGCCCAAGTTTGCGGTGCCCCATGCAGAGCCCAATCGAAATGCCTATCAGCTCTCGGATGTCGGCCAGCTGCCGCAGTGGGCAATGCGCAAGACAGCCACGGATTCAGACAGCGGCGCCTTGTCCATACCCACGCCTGTGGTGAGTGGAGGCGCGGCGCCATTGCATGCTGCCTCCTCAATGGGTAATCTGAGCTCCTCGCCTAGCCAACAGTTGGGCGTTGCTCCCAGAGCACGAGGCCGCTGGGCTCAGCGCAGCAGTCAATTGGACACTGAGGATCAGCGCTCCAACTCGGAGAGCCCGCTGGGCACAGTGTCCTCCGTGGGCGGACACAGTGCGCACAATGTGCAGACCTCGGACTATAACAGCGCTTCCTCCAAGGACATTATGTACAATCAGACCTATCTAAGTGAGGACTCTTCCATTGACTCGGGCATGGAGACGCGCCGTGAACTCAAGTTCATTGGCAGCAGTAACAACGGCACCATTCCCATTCCCGCCAGCGTCACGAGTGCCAACAATGGCAACTTGGGcgtgccacagcaacagcgtcTGCTGCCGGACAAACGCAAGCCGGGCATGCGCTTCGATACGCACAGTCACGATCACGATGGCGACATCGAGGACATCTCCGATGGCGAGCGAACTAGCTCAGAACACGGCATGTTCTACAACAATCTGGCGCCCAGTACGCCCAC TGACTTCAAGGTGACCGCCATGAACGAGGACGAGTTGCGCAAGTCGGTGCGCCGGCAGAAATTCGAGAAATCTGGACTTCAGCTGCCGCCCGCCAGCGGCAATGGCAGCACCCACACAGCCAGCACGGGCACAGGCACCGGAACTTCGGATACCGAGGACGAGGGCTCCACTCCAAGTGCGGAGAATGCAGAGCGTTCCTTGGCCTCAACGCTGGGCGGCAGTTCGGAGAATTTGCAGCAGGGTCGCGACAGTTTTCTACATGCGGCGCTGCCCGAAGGACCTGGGCTGTTATTGGAACGCGGTGCCACCA GTCGTCGCAGCATCAGCGCCAAGCACAACACGGAGAATGGCAAGGGAGGCGTTGCGGCGCCGCCAACCATCACCAAGTCATACACGAGTACCAAGAAGGAGGAGCTGTTGCAGGTCATCAACAAGGTCAAACAGCAGCTAGAGAAT GGCACGCGCAAAAATGGCATTAAAAAGTTGAATGCCATAGCTGAG GTCGGCCATAGACCCCTGCGAGGCAGCCACAGCATCTCGGATCTGAGTCTGGCGGCCAATTTGGATGGCTCTCGCAGTGCTGGAGCATCGCGCTACTCGAAGCCAG TTCCTTCCCACGAACCTTCACAGTATCACAGTATTAGAGCTAACCCAACACAGCCATCGCAGCAGTCGCCTCAACTCCCTCAGCAGCCAACTGCTCCTCctccgcagcagcagcaggaattGGCACCTCAATACTTTAACTGTGCGGCACCCAAGTCAAAGCTGCAACAGAATTTCCAAACAATGCGGCAGGTGCAACAGCACTATCCGCCCTATCCACACCATGTGGGCGTGCATCAGATACATCCGCCTCCTGGCGTGCCCTTTGCCACCAGCAATGCCCCCTCGTCGCGCCCCTACTCGGCACAAACGGCCCCCAGACTAGGCGCCGCTGCCAAGCGTAATCCGGCTGGCAACAATCGACGCACGCCAAGCATACTCAAGCACTACAAATCCTGCCCGGTGTCGCCGGTGCACGAGGAAGTGGAATGGTCGGCGGAACaggatcatcatcatcgtgtgGTGCCCGTGGAGCCGAAGCGTCATTCCGTCTATGCGGATGATGCACGTACCATACTGGATATGATACATGCCGACACCGAGAAGATGATCGATGAGATCACACGCAAGTATGGCGATCTCGATGATCTGCCCATGCAGATGCCAGCACTGCCCAACTCCTGCTCCATGCCAGCGAATCTGCGTGGCCTAGGCTCCACGGGCGATTCGACGCCCACAGCCTCGACGCCGCCACGTGGACGCACTCAGTACACGACGCAGTATGTGTATCGCGAGATCTATCAGTGTGAGCGCAAAGTCTCGCTGTCGGACATCCTCAAGCCGGAGCAGTTTGCGGCCACCCAACAGCGGCTGGAGGAGGCACGCTTCCTGGAGACACAACGCCACTCGAGCGCCAGCTTCTTCCTGAGTAGCGCTGGCCAGTTGCCGCATGAGCTCAGCCAAGAGTCGCTGCTCTCGGATGGCGGCAGCTATTGCAACAGCCTGGAGAGTGTGCTCTCTGACGAAAGCGACTGCAAGAGTGCACCGCTTGAGCCGCCGCAGCGTCCGATACAGGCGATGCAATGCCATGCGGGCATACGGAACTTTATACTCCATGGACCCGTCTCCAAGTCATACGGCAACAGCCCCAACGCGTATGGCAGCTTTGATTACTATATGCGCCAGCAGGCGGCTGCAACAGCGGCCACCTACGACAGCTTTGATGTCACAGGCTACAATCTAAACCCTCTTAAACCGCTGCCCAACTCCAAGACGTATCCACGTCTCGCTCAGGCGCCGACCACTGTGGAGCATATTCCCACAATGCGTTCGAAGAACAAGCAATACAATTCGGGCGTAAACAAGAGTCTCAGCACAGACTTTGcccagcagcggcagcaacgcAATTCAAATCCACTTGCGCAGAATCAAACACGATCCTCGAATGGCGAGCCACTGTTTGTGCGCAAGCCACTCAAGCCAAAGCCTCCCATTCCAGCCAAGCCGCAGAATCTTGTGTCGACGCTCAGCAGCGTGGAGAAGAACCAACAGCAGCCAGTATCCAGTTCACGAACTGCCAGCGTTGTGCGTCAATTCGAGCACAATCTGCAGAAGTTTGAACGCGAGAAGCAACGTTCTCAGCAGCGATCCACGCCAGCGATGAGGAGTTCGGTAAGCAGCGGCGCCCTGGCCACACACAGTTGCCTGAAGAAGGTATCGCGATTTGATACCAGCGAGAGCGGCCGTCGAGCAACGAGTGTCCGTCAGAAGACGCGTCCCAAGATCAGCGTGCGCTTCAATACGGTCTCGCagattaagtatacgcccAGTGCGAAGCGCAACgcttgcaacagcaacgaacaAGAGACTGAAATGGAGCTGGATACTGCTGCAGTGGTGGGTAGTCTGCCCAGTGATTATGGTGGCGAGCGCAGCTTTGAAATGTACTTTGCCGAGAATGGCAATGCACCCGAGAATCTGGAGCATATGCAGAGCCTTAAGCTTTACACAAAGCCACAGCTGCAGGCTGTGGTGGATGAGATACAACAGGAGCGGCAGCAGGAGCGAGCCAAGCACAAGAAGAACATGGACAATGCGGAGCGATCGAGTTCGACGAGCCATCAGTGTCAGAATATTGCGGCCAAGATTGATATTATCGAGAAACTGATTGCCATGGAGGAGCGAAAAATGGAGCAGATTCGTTTGGCAACTGAAACGCGATTGCGTCCATTTGCCTGCAACTCCAAGCAGAAGGGTTATGTCAAGAGTCTGACCATGAACTTTGATATGTTGGCACGTTCGCATGATCCTCCCGACgacgagcaacagcagcagcaatccgGGCTGGAGCCTGGTCCAGATGCGGATCTGTGTGCTTATGCGAGGCACATTAGACGCAACTGCAGTCTGCCCGATGTGCTCGAGAGTGCTGATGGCTTTGGCTACGGCAACGATGTAGAGCTGGCCAGAGAAGTGATAGCCGACGATGACGATCAGGATGATGATCGCAATGATCTTGACGATGACAAGCATCAGCTAGAGGACATGGAAG GTAATCCTAAAATGCTCAATCCCATGCCCATCGAGGAGTCGTCGTCATCGATTCGTCGCGCTTGCTCCTTGAGCGATCTGCACATGGGCAACTTTGGCAAGC CCAGCAAGTCAAATGGCAGCTCACAGAAGGCAGCGACGCCGCATCGCAATGGCAACATTAATCGCTCAACCAGCAAACGCAACAGCCTGCAAGGCAAGTCCGGTCTGGGAGCCTCCAGCAATTCCATGAATGTGCTAAATCAGGCG AGCGACTCGGAACAAGAGGACAGCAATCGTCTGCGCAGCGCAGCCAATGGTCAGAATCGCAACAATGGTCCCATTG CAGCCAATCGACAGTAcggcaacaagagcaacaacaccaacagcaatcGACGCAAGATGCCTAATTTTAATGGTG GCACAAATCTGCAAGATGACTCCAGCTCCGAGGAGACGCCCAACAATGTGGCCAGCAATAAGCCTGTGGTGCCGCCTCGGCCACGCAACCTCGGCTTCGATCATAAGACTAAACTCATTGTCAACAGCCCGGGCAATGTGGCCAAGCAGCGAGTCGCTGGAGCAGAGGACTATGATGGGGAAGATC CTGAGGCCCAAGTACACAATGTGATCAATAAGCTTTACACGACTACGCAGGCGGCAATGAAGCTGCACGCGAATCTGAAGAACTCGCTGCTGCTAAAAGAGCTGGAGAATGCGGTGATTATGTCCCACAACATGTTAGGCAATATCACTTACAACAG ACAAAACGAAAGATTGCTCTCGAATCAAGGCAGCAATCATGCTGGCAGCGGAGGAATacaaggaggaggaggtgacAATGGAGGGGGAATCAATCATGAACAGGATAATGGCGACTATCTGATGATGGTCAATAATTGTGCCGATCTATTGAGTAATTTACGCACCAAGAACAAACCCGATGACTGTGAGAATAACTCCTAG